A window of the Miscanthus floridulus cultivar M001 chromosome 14, ASM1932011v1, whole genome shotgun sequence genome harbors these coding sequences:
- the LOC136502706 gene encoding uncharacterized protein, with translation MVVESANSGPPPPPELEAEEDEVEEVLGRPQDRRQHVYVSRYRNDEWVMHEEIPEAEETLRVERAAKRLVTEVQDVMKTARYRKRCFDQIEVVMKTNKELTAEVERLRRQLEATDQERTNQEAQNQNLVGQLKNTEQEKTGLEAEVTRLQGENRRALAECGRLKEDNEKLARRQSELQDHTNKMKDDLKILKVNAKRHLEAVIKERDDWKAQCLKAAEERDTWSKRCQEMATGIVPVLDLIDPALTEEELRTPQLGLVERCKQAWGWFQDFVKEAGEYTGAHVLSMVRAHYPLIDLQRLEAGYPKEIDPDQAEELRTTQLDLSSKIIGDINLCGGGTAPVQGMPSTSQLEMPSATSQPTEPAVSTSQAPVRPSPSA, from the exons atggtcgtggagtctgcaaactccgGACCACCGCCTCCTCCCGAactggaggctgaagaggatgaagtggaagaagtcctgggccgtccccaagatagacgacaacatgtatatgtgtcgcgctatcggaacgacgaatgggtcatgcacgaggagatcccagaggccgaagaaaccttaagagttgaacgagcggccaaacgcctggtgactgaagtccag gacgtgatgaaaactgcaaggtaccgaaaaaggtgcttcgaccagatagaagtagtcatgaagaccaataaggagctgacggctgaagtggaacgcctacggcgccaacttgaagccaccgaccaggagaggacaaatcaagaagcacagaaccagaacctggtcgggcAGCTCAAAAACAcagagcaggagaaaacag gtttagaagctgaagtgacccgcctccagggggagaacagacgcgcgcttgcagaatgtggtcgcctgaaggaggacaacgagaaactggcacgccgccagtcggaactccaagaccacactaacaaaatgaaggacgacctgaaaa ttttaaaagtcaatgccaagaggcaccttgaggccgtgatcaaggagcgtgacgactggaaagcacaatgccttaaggccgccgaggagcgggacacgtggagcaagcggtgccaagaaatggcgactggcattgtgcccgtcctcgaccttatcgacccggcgctcacagaggaagagctaaggacgcctcagctcggactggtcgagagatgcaagcaagcatggggatggttccaagacttcgtgaaggaggcgggtgagtacacgggtgcccatgtgctaagcatggttcgtgctcactaccccctgatcgatctccaacgcttggaggctgggtacccgaaggagatagacccagaccaggccgaagagcttcggactacccagctggacttgtcgtcaaagataatcggcgatattaacctgtgcggaggtgggacagcacctgtgcagggtatgccatcgacaagccagctggaaatgccatcagctacaagccaaccaacagagcctgcggtctcgaccagccaggcaccggtgaggccatccccttcagcttga